The Fulvia fulva chromosome 6, complete sequence genome includes a window with the following:
- a CDS encoding Cytochrome P450 monooxygenase: MATPNVSVASASLTAFAVGTAAFWGYFHRAECHMHAFTYLNSFLVSYVALAVYLCKVSLLDIPSAAALSTSAAAAFLAGAYGNCMIFRLFLNPLNSFPGPYSARISDLWLSTQLGNSDGFYWLQKMHKKHGKFLRIGSNSLSIIDPDAMELSYGAKSKVTKAIWYDNDKPLTSMHTSRDRGLHDRRRRVWAPAFSEKALRDYETEIQKLNTKLVDQIGKHNGKPVNVTKWFNLFSFDAMGLLAFGRDYGMLDTGEKRHELEMLDEGMQPLAYRLPSWFFRMLTKIPGLSAGYQKFVNFCINELTWRVKHAEEKKRDTDIMGWLLKAYKDVPNPEADTMLQADARLIIVAGSDTTAATLTYLFFHLASNPDQVRKLRGEVDAKTQGEWQESDIRTCNHLNGCINEALRLHPPVPSGVNRLTPPEGMKVGDTWVPGNVTFITPQYVMGRDERIYAEADSFVPERWYSQEDKIKHKDAFAPFSMGPYGCIGKNLAFMELRTLTTRLIQTFDIKLAPNEDGFRLLNKTKDHFTVDLGDVEIVFTPRA; encoded by the exons ATGGCTACACCAAACGTGTCGGTGGCATCAGCCAGTCTCACGGCGTTTGCAGTGGGCACTGCTGCCTTCTGGGGATACTTCCACCGCGCTGAGTGTCACATGCACGCATTCACATATTTGAACAGCTTCCTGGTGTCGTATGTTGCTTTGGCAGTATACCTCTGCAAAGTCAGTCTTCTGGACATTCCCTCGGCTGCTGCTCTGTCGACGTCAGCGGCCGCAGCATTCCTGGCTGGAGCATATGGCAATTGCATGATCTTCCGCCTTTTTCTGAACCCATTGAACAGTTTCCCCGGTCCATATTCCGCAAGGATCTCTGACTTGTGGTTGTCGACCCAGCTAGGCAATTCGGATGGCTTCTACTGGCTGCAGAAGATGCACAAGAAGCATGGGAAGTTTCTACGCATTGGCTCGAACAGCTTGTCGATCATCGATCCTGACGCCATGGAGCTGTCCTACGGGGCCAAGTCGAAGGTCACCAAGGCGATCTGGTACGACAATGACAAGCCTCTGACGAGTATGCACACATCCCGTGACCGAGGCCTCCACGACCGCCGACGACGTGTCTGGGCACCAGCATTCTCCGAGAAAGCACTGCGGGACTATGAGACTGAGATTCAGAAGCTCAACACGAAGCTGGTCGATCAAATTGGAAAGCACAATGGCAAGCCGGTTAACGTTACGAAGTGGTTCAACCTATTCTCGTTCGACGCAATGGGTCTGCTAGCTTTTGGTCGCGACTATGGCATGCTCGATACAGGCGAGAAGCGACATGAGCTGGAAATGTTGGACGAGGGCATGCAGCCATTGGCATACCGACTCCCAAGCTGGTTCTTCCGAATGCTCACTAAGATCCCTGGTCTTTCTGCCGGCTACCAGAAGTTCGTAAACTTCTGCATCAACGAGCTGACATGGAGGGTGAAGCATGCTGAGGAAAAGAAGCGTGACACAGACATCATGGGCTGGCTCCTGAAGGCTTACAAGGATGTCCCAAACCCAGAAGCCGACACTATGCTCCAAGCCGATGCGCGATTGATCATTGTGGCGGGTAGCGACACTACAGCTGCGACGTTGACATATCTCTTCTTCCATCTCGCAAGCAACCCTGACCAGGTCAGGAAGCTTCGGGGAGAGGTTGATGCGAAGACTCAAGGAGAATGGCAAGAGAGTGATATCCGTACCTGCAACCATCTCAATGGCTGCATTAACGAGGCTCTGCGCTTACATCCTCCCGTTCCATCTGGCGTGAACCGTCTCACACCACCAGAGGGTATGAAAGTCGGTGATACCTGGGTACCTGGCAACGTCACTTTCATCACACCACAATATGTCATGGGACGAG ACGAACGCATCTACGCCGAAGCCGACTCCTTCGTCCCCGAACGCTGGTACTCACAAGAAGACAAGATCAAGCACAAGGACGCCTTTGCTCCTTTCAGCATGGGTCCATACGGCTGTATTGGAAAGAACCTGGCCTTTATGGAGCTGCGAACGCTTACGACACGGTTGATTCAGACATTTGATATCAAGTTGGCGCCGAATGAGGATGGGTTCAGGTTGTTGAATAAGACGAAGGATCATTTTACCGTTGATCTGGGGGATGTTGAAATTGTGTTTACGCCGAGGGCTTGA
- a CDS encoding Choline transport protein — protein MDPKTGSTSKRKGSLAQSIDDAHTLAELGHVEELSRKFGLWSMLALAFCVLGTWSTFAQGLASGLSNGGPFSILWGLCLVFACNVCVALSLGELCSSMPTALGQAYWVHRLLDTKTGRFASYMCAWINTFGWWTLTASQIAFMTNFILGMKVMFDNEWSGATKGWVQSLVYIGITLLFTVVNLVACRRDEILPIFNNVVGVWFVGLFFVFALALLISVGTKRGLVYQPASFVFGHWINQTGWPDGVVWFTGLLQAAYGLTAFDSVIHLIEEIPAPRKNGPKVIWLAVVCGAITGFLFMLVCLFCIQNLEQVLDGPTGLPFMELVEQTIGLEGGAALLALFIFNGIGQGVSIATTGSRLTWGFARDNGIPFSQYFSHVDTTWRVPVRALWLQGFLIALVGILYLFASTVLQAILSVSTIALTISYGMPIFTLAIVGRDKLPPGEFNLGKLGPFINWVSVIYCSVTTVFFFFPSEPNPAAGDMNYAIVVFGVMVVVAVGFWFITGRKTYLRGDDAAMRIELARRLEMEQTAIETHPINTK, from the coding sequence ATGGACCCCAAAACCGGATCGACCTCGAAGCGCAAGGGCTCGCTTGCACAGAGCATTGACGATGCGCACACGCTTGCAGAGCTGGGCCACGTGGAAGAACTCTCCCGAAAGTTTGGACTCTGGTCTATGCTGGCATTGGCCTTCTGTGTTCTAGGAACCTGGTCGACGTTCGCGCAAGGATTAGCCTCTGGACTCAGCAATGGTGGACCGTTCAGCATTCTGTGGGGTCTGTGTCTTGTGTTTGCATGCAATGTCTGCGTTGCTTTGTCGCTGGGAGAGCTCTGCAGCAGCATGCCCACAGCGCTTGGTCAAGCGTACTGGGTGCATCGACTACTGGACACGAAGACTGGCAGATTTGCTAGCTACATGTGCGCCTGGATCAACACATTTGGCTGGTGGACCCTGACGGCCAGTCAGATTGCGTTCATGACCAACTTCATCTTGGGCATGAAAGTCATGTTTGACAACGAGTGGAGTGGCGCAACGAAAGGCTGGGTGCAGTCTCTGGTGTACATTGGAATCACCTTGCTGTTCACGGTGGTCAACCTCGTGGCATGTCGAAGAGACGAGATTCTCCCCATCTTCAACAATGTAGTCGGAGTATGGTTCGTCGGCTTGTTCTTCGTCTTCGCGCTGGCGTTGCTCATATCTGTCGGCACGAAACGAGGTCTGGTATATCAGCCGGCCTCCTTCGTCTTCGGCCACTGGATCAATCAGACAGGCTGGCCAGATGGTGTCGTTTGGTTCACTGGGCTCCTACAGGCCGCTTATGGACTCACCGCCTTCGACTCGGTAATCCACCTCATCGAAGAGATCCCTGCACCAAGGAAGAACGGACCAAAAGTCATCTGGCTGGCCGTAGTCTGCGGCGCCATCACGGGGTTCCTCTTCATGCTAGTCTGCCTCTTCTGCATTCAGAACTTGGAACAGGTCCTCGATGGTCCGACCGGATTGCCATTCATGGAACTCGTCGAGCAGACCATCGGTCTCGAAGGCGGCGCAGCTCTCCTGGCTCTCTTCATCTTCAATGGTATCGGGCAAGGCGTCTCGATCGCCACAACTGGAAGCCGACTTACGTGGGGATTCGCACGCGACAACGGTATACCTTTCAGCCAATACTTCTCGCACGTCGACACAACCTGGCGTGTCCCAGTCCGCGCCCTCTGGCTGCAAGGATTCCTCATCGCCCTCGTCGGCATCCTTTACCTCTTCGCCAGCACAGTCCTCCAAGCTATTCTCAGCGTCAGCACCATTGCACTGACGATATCCTACGGAATGCCGATCTTCACACTAGCCATCGTTGGTCGCGACAAGCTTCCACCTGGGGAGTTCAATCTCGGCAAGCTCGGACCGTTCATCAACTGGGTCAGCGTGATATACTGCAGTGTCACGACAGTGTTCTTCTTCTTCCCAAGCGAACCTAACCCTGCAGCGGGCGATATGAACTACGCCATCGTCGTATTCGGCGTAATGGTAGTAGTTGCCGTGGGATTCTGGTTCATCACGGGAAGAAAAACTTACCTACGAGGCGATGATGCGGCGATGAGAATTGAACTGGCACGACGGCTTGAGATGGAACAGACTGCTATTGAGACCCATCCTATCAACACTAAGTAG
- a CDS encoding Isonitrile hydratase-like protein xanA has protein sequence MHTPDDPRETVNLVVFSRSCPAEGSRAKVPPSVVKTWLLLKTRGAFFSFFLLSLFLSSHFETSPDLLHLPSYHTGKMSAITEEPEGYVEPLKVLITMHDKCDTLDVTGPLEVFSSAQHDPKNPESKAFRTIFAGPDEHVITQQGAQLRAHMSYDDAMKRLSEIDVLVIAGGNHDAIIKQKAQPLQLIKAFSDLQKKNPAKERTLMTVCTGALFAGEVGILSGLTATTHPDYVTKFEIICSNAAQRDMADRVDVVEERYVVNNLRFDLGENEDENPYILDRKQMKENKRRKSSAGAISPIAENGGPTNGFPNGRRPSSARKGSISLKMSNNRRESVLKRANLRLGGLRVLTTSGVTSGIDGSLYLVGALVSEEAADEVARKMCYTWKKGMVVDGIDV, from the exons GGGGTCACGAGCCAAGGTACCTCCATCGGTGGTCAAAACCTGGCTCTTGCTCAAAACTCGAGGGGCATTCTTCAGCTTCTTCCTCCTCTCCTTGTTCCTTTCATCTCACTTTGAGACCAGCCCAGACTTACTACACCTTCCATCATACCATACCGGCAAGATGAGTGCAATCACTGAGGAGCCTGAGGGCTACGTTGAGCCGCTCAAGGTCCTCATCACCATGCACGACAAGTGTGACACCCTCGATGTCACCGGCCCGCTTGAGGTCTTCAGCTCTGCCCAGCACGATCCGAAGAACCCAG AGAGCAAGGCATTCCGCACCATCTTCGCGGGACCTGACGAGCACGTGATTACACAACAAGGTGCCCAGCTCCGTGCTCACATGAGCTACGACGATGCCATGAAGCGTCTCTCCGAGATTGACGTTCTCGTCATTGCTGGCGGCAACCACGATGCCATCATCAAGCAGAAGGCCCAGCCTCTGCAGCTCATCAAAGCTTTCTCCGACTTGCAGAAGAAGAACCCAGCCAAAGAGCGTACCCTCATGACCGTCTGCACGGGTGCCCTCTTCGCCGGCGAAGTCGGCATCCTCAGCGGTTTGACGGCGACCACCCACCCAGACTACGTCACCAAGTTCGAGATCATCTGCTCCAACGCCGCTCAGCGCGACATGGCCGACCGTGTCGACGTGGTCGAGGAACGCTACGTCGTGAACAACCTCCGCTTCGACCTCGGCGAGAATGAAGATGAGAACCCATACATCCTCGACCGGAAGCAGATGAAGGAGAATAAGCGCCGCAAGAGCTCTGCTGGAGCCATCTCACCCATTGCTGAGAACGGTGGCCCGACCAATGGCTTCCCCAACGGTCGTCGTCCATCCAGTGCTCGCAAGGGCAGCATCAGCTTGAAGATGAGCAACAACCGCCGCGAGAGTGTTCTCAAGCGTGCCAACCTCCGCCTCGGTGGCCTTCGTGTGCTCACCACTAGCGGTGTCACCTCTGGCATCGACGGTTCTCTGTACTTGGTCGGAGCTTTGGTCTCTGAGGAGGCGGCTGATGAGGTCGCTCGCAAGATGTGCTACACCTGGAAGAAGGGTATGGTCGTCGATGGCATTGATGTCTAG
- a CDS encoding Pisatin demethylase — protein MAFDLALEGRQASDGGSRFGKVGIFPELHLPLFSTVQALGIRNAGTVIEPAVRKALAKYRNVDFVEKENRKADCFMNKLMKLEEEGKVNLENQMDCIGGNLAAGTDTTGITISACLYYLYHNPHILQKLRDEIDGATQEGTASDPIPRRESRLPPMCHSRNSPHPPCSRLHLAARSPSRGHGTRRNILPSRHPRRRLRLGPKLQPRRLRSRRPRLQLRPYMDQFGSAKNAAAQMGNSFSFGGGSRTCIGKNVSLLEMTKVVPQIVRKFEFVFADEGREWKVWSSWFVFQEYWCYVKEREV, from the exons ATGGCTTTCGATCTTGCGCTTGAGGGCCGACA GGCATCGGATGGCGGATCGAGATTTGGAAAAGTCGGGATCTTTCCAGAACTACACCTCCCTCTTTTCAGCACCGTTCAAGCTCTTGGTATCAGGAACGCCGGCACCGTCATCGAGCCTGCCGTCAGGAAAGCACTGGCCAAGTATCGAAACGTCGATTTCGTCGAGAAGGAAAATCGCAAAGCAGACTGTTTCATGAACAAATTGATGAAACTGGAGGAAGAAGGAAAAGTCAACCTCGAAAACCAAATGGACTGCATTGGTGGTAACCTAGCCGCCGGAACAGACACGACTGGCATTACCATCTCAGCCTGTCTCTATTACCTCTACCACAATCCCCATATTTTGCAGAAACTCCGCGACGAAATCGACGGAGCGACACAAGAGGGAACAGCCTCCGACCCCATTCCACGAAGAGAATCTCGGTTACCTCCAATGTGTCATAGCAGAAACTCTCCGCATCCACCCTGCAGTAGGCTACATCTTGCCGCGAGAAGTCCCAGCAGGGGGCATGGAACTCGGCGGAACATTCTTCCCAGCAGGC ACCCACGTCGGCGACTCCGCCTGGGCCCTAAACTACAACCCCGCCGTCTACGGTCCCGACGCCCACGTCTTCAACTCAGACCGTACATGGATCAATTCGGCTCTGCGAAAAACGCCGCAGCGCAAATGGGCAATTCGTTCTCGTTTGGAGGCGGGAGTAGAACTTGTATTGGGAAGAATGTGAGTCTTTTGGAGATGACGAAGGTGGTGCCGCAGATTGTGAGGAAGTTTGAGTTTGTGTTTGCGGATGAGGGGAGGGAGTGGAAGGTGTGGAGTTCGTGGTTTGTGTTTCAGGAGTATTGGTGTTATGTTAAAGAGAGGGAGGTGTAG
- a CDS encoding cytokinesis protein 3, whose product MAVPEDLPRFPCWCKATYSWGGETKKDLGFIEGDLIEALNAGDGSWWMGRLRRDPRAVGLFPSNFVQVLEESFQPAPNSRNVTPLRQPKHSAAARNKSLFRKPYQAYEEFDARNSLDGGKSKEGTPESDMEKAKREKSKFRPYSSMKTAQAPTGTVRKQGGKIVIPEDTAPRIPAPPPRGGEARRSRSPRPPTAPSASPTPQPQYQPYRPPSPQPVYRSRSPAPPRAHSPLPASYHDGSAYPQMLPAISRQPSPIPYEQPLYYSRAPSRADFEDEEEDLGSSPPPPPPPAHRVAYQPSRAPSLEMDQNMDPGYDRNGTQTPIPPSPGGSHMTPSPLRAAMNDVMSSLQDMSVFQPSSPVRADTPPKVWSPDTFEDVRSQTRAQSSMGFALQDRAQSSMGFAMPDQAQAYGGARSKTPSLPSSRDGPTSIESYVRRMEHQLKQAPSFSSDHPPMPPLKGAQYAASRPTTSSSSGSNSSAGRQTGVHQQLPQLRHQKSAFELGRKNLDRTYTTKTNATNSTENSSATQSSNSTQMTSRSIMSGYSAGGFSATSAGSLARRKFGFGSQRERREMGITKSTGDMNSSARSMVASDSSGSGPSYHESHASQHQPLVTPIADWAKDPMESAGVLGGLSSPQGGKRSGFFKRMIETAKTTAKTGAANARSTIGNSTSRPGSRAGSRAGSPTKMLGMGPTSISGDGNARPRTVPGPAARDMGLGGGSDWMQVRRDINRSNSLSQRERAERAERCEMHDLPALRPIDELMEIVEGDESLDGLPITEPTDFDLPNLALVDKSTRFIQNVPPMVSASSLAQSYVCRPHRSDVQRLRAIFTWVAERITWEEDFEGQLDTRRVIQTKRGCSEEIALLVRDMCIAVGLHAEIVRGYLKGPGEIIDADTLARPNHWWNTVIVDGEWRIVDCALASPTHPRRGAYSYASSQVAEPWYFLTRPMEICYTHIPLLTEHQHMVPPVEHEILAALPCACPAYFRNAVELAEFDTSMLHLENLEMTHIHVNVPEDVECIAETEARSFAQDADGDYFESGDVVTKKAFAQAEWVAGRKRFTVKALLPGDEGLGVLKIYAGKRGLMHSIKDNPHSMALALPLSHHGQNPPYDFVTRHPTPHAQRHDLYIAQPQCARLTMNNTFVFCIRQHPSSLSRFTPDTWGASTSNNGRPQSPNPLIRPTSAMSMISVSASTSGSQYSESSSFSGNGMTPAQQKPAKLAIQSPSQKIIRLTRKQEHTSRNVEEDMGLTSTWQTVIKIGERGLWRGLVLADRSARWCVFAEWECV is encoded by the coding sequence ATGGCGGTGCCAGAAGATCTCCCTCGGTTCCCATGCTGGTGCAAGGCAACGTATTCATGGGGCGGCGAGACGAAGAAGGATCTCGGCTTCATCGAGGGCGACCTGATAGAAGCTCTGAATGCTGGCGATGGGTCCTGGTGGATGGGACGTTTACGGCGCGACCCCAGAGCCGTTGGCCTGTTTCCGTCCAACTTCGTGCAGGTGTTGGAGGAGTCCTTTCAGCCTGCGCCAAACAGTCGCAATGTCACGCCGCTGAGGCAGCCAAAACACTCGGCCGCTGCCAGAAACAAGTCACTGTTCAGGAAACCCTACCAGGCCTACGAAGAGTTCGATGCGCGCAACAGCTTGGACGGCGGAAAGTCCAAGGAGGGCACACCAGAGAGCGACATGGAGAAGGCGAAGAGAGAGAAGAGCAAGTTCCGCCCATACAGTAGCATGAAGACTGCCCAAGCACCTACGGGCACAGTCAGGAAGCAAGGCGGGAAGATTGTTATACCTGAAGACACAGCGCCGCGGATACCTGCTCCACCACCTCGAGGAGGAGAAGCGCGTCGCTCTCGCAGTCCACGACCGCCGACAGCACCCTCTGCATCACCAACACCACAACCTCAATATCAACCATATCGTCCGCCGTCCCCGCAGCCTGTCTATCGCTCAAGATCACCTGCACCGCCTCGAGCACATTCGCCTTTGCCAGCTTCATATCACGATGGATCAGCCTATCCACAGATGCTACCTGCGATCTCGCGGCAGCCATCACCTATACCTTATGAACAGCCTCTTTACTACTCAAGAGCGCCTTCACGGGCAGACTTTGAAGATGAAGAAGAAGATCTCGGGTCATCACCTCCGCCACCTCCACCTCCAGCGCATAGAGTTGCCTATCAGCCAAGTCGAGCGCCGTCCCTGGAAATGGACCAGAATATGGACCCTGGATACGACAGGAATGGAACACAGACACCGATACCACCGTCGCCCGGTGGCAGCCACATGACGCCATCTCCACTGCGCGCCGCAATGAACGATGTGATGTCGTCGCTGCAAGATATGAGTGTCTTTCAGCCATCTTCACCTGTTAGAGCTGACACGCCTCCGAAGGTGTGGTCACCAGATACGTTCGAAGATGTGCGGAGCCAGACACGTGCACAATCATCAATGGGATTTGCCTTGCAAGATCGTGCGCAGTCTTCGATGGGATTCGCCATGCCTGATCAAGCACAAGCATACGGTGGTGCAAGAAGTAAGACTCCATCACTGCCTTCGTCGAGAGATGGGCCAACATCAATTGAGAGCTATGTGCGACGTATGGAGCATCAACTGAAGCAAGCACCATCCTTCTCATCAGATCACCCGCCAATGCCACCGCTCAAAGGTGCGCAGTATGCAGCTTCACGACCGACGACATCCAGTAGCAGTGGCAGCAACAGCTCCGCTGGACGTCAGACGGGTGTCCATCAGCAGCTGCCACAACTCCGGCATCAAAAGTCAGCATTCGAACTCGGTCGCAAGAATTTAGACCGCACATACACTACCAAAACGAACGCTACAAACTCGACCGAGAACTCGTCAGCGACACAGAGTAGCAACAGCACTCAGATGACGAGCCGCAGCATCATGTCTGGGTATTCTGCTGGTGGGTTTAGTGCGACTAGTGCTGGCAGTCTTGCGCGCCGCAAGTTTGGTTTCGGAAGTCAGCGCGAACGCAGGGAGATGGGCATCACCAAGTCCACTGGCGACATGAACTCGAGCGCACGAAGCATGGTCGCAAGTGATAGCTCCGGTTCTGGCCCAAGCTACCATGAAAGTCATGCTTCTCAGCATCAACCTCTTGTTACACCGATCGCCGACTGGGCTAAGGACCCTATGGAAAGTGCAGGTGTGCTTGGAGGGCTGAGCTCGCCACAGGGAGGAAAGCGTAGTGGCTTCTTCAAGCGGATGATCGAGACAGCCAAAACGACGGCCAAGACTGGAGCTGCCAACGCTAGATCAACCATTGGCAATAGCACAAGTAGACCAGGAAGTCGTGCCGGCAGCCGAGCTGGAAGTCCGACAAAGATGCTTGGTATGGGACCGACCTCCATATCCGGCGACGGCAATGCCCGACCGCGGACGGTACCAGGTCCAGCAGCTCGGGACATGGGTCTTGGCGGCGGTAGCGACTGGATGCAAGTCCGGCGTGATATCAACCGATCGAACTCATTGAGCCAGCGAGAGCGTGCCGAGCGTGCTGAACGTTGCGAGATGCACGACCTGCCTGCACTGCGGCCGATTGACGAGTTGATGGAGATAGTCGAGGGTGACGAGAGCTTGGATGGCTTGCCTATCACTGAACCCACCGACTTCGACCTCCCCAACCTCGCACTCGTGGACAAGAGCACAAGATTCATACAGAACGTTCCCCCAATGGTCAGCGCTTCATCTCTTGCGCAAAGCTATGTGTGCCGGCCACACAGAAGCGACGTGCAACGACTGCGAGCCATCTTCACATGGGTCGCAGAACGCATTACCTGGGAAGAGGACTTTGAGGGCCAGCTCGACACTAGGAGAGTCATTCAGACAAAGCGTGGCTGCAGCGAAGAAATTGCATTACTAGTACGGGATATGTGCATCGCCGTTGGTCTGCATGCAGAGATCGTCCGCGGCTACCTCAAAGGCCCTGGCGAGATCATCGATGCCGACACACTGGCCCGTCCCAACCATTGGTGGAATACCGTGATCGTGGATGGCGAGTGGCGCATCGTCGATTGTGCTTTGGCTAGTCCGACACATCCTCGTCGAGGTGCCTACAGCTACGCCAGCAGCCAGGTCGCTGAGCCGTGGTACTTCTTGACCAGGCCTATGGAGATCTGCTATACGCACATCCCGTTACTTACAGAGCACCAGCATATGGTGCCGCCGGTCGAGCACGAGATCCTGGCTGCTCTTCCATGCGCTTGTCCAGCATACTTCAGGAATGCGGTCGAGCTTGCCGAGTTTGACACGAGTATGTTGCACCTGGAGAATCTCGAGATGACACACATCCATGTCAATGTGCCCGAGGATGTCGAGTGCATCGCAGAAACTGAAGCAAGATCCTTTGCTCAAGATGCCGATGGTGACTACTTCGAAAGTGGCGACGTTGTCACCAAGAAAGCCTTTGCGCAGGCCGAATGGGTCGCTGGTCGTAAGCGCTTCACTGTCAAGGCTCTTCTGCCTGGGGACGAAGGACTCGGAGTTCTCAAGATCTATGCCGGCAAACGCGGTCTGATGCATTCCATCAAGGACAACCCTCACTCGATGGCGCTTGCTCTGCCGCTGTCCCATCATGGCCAGAACCCGCCGTACGACTTCGTCACCAGACATCCTACGCCACACGCTCAGCGGCATGATCTATACATCGCCCAACCGCAATGTGCTCGCTTGACGATGAACAATACCTTTGTGTTCTGCATCCGGCAGCATCCTTCTTCTCTGTCCCGCTTTACGCCAGATACATGGGGTGCCAGCACCAGTAACAACGGACGTCCACAAAGTCCCAACCCGCTCATCCGCCCGACCAGCGCAATGAGCATGATATCAGTCAGTGCTTCCACATCCGGCAGTCAGTACAGCGAGAGCTCCTCATTTTCTGGCAATGGAATGACTCCCGCGCAGCAAAAGCCGGCTAAGCTCGCGATCCAGTCTCCCAGCCAGAAGATCATTCGCTTAACCAGGAAGCAGGAACATACTAGTCGTAATGTTGAAGAGGATATGGGTCTTACTTCTACTTGGCAGACTGTAATCAAGATTGGAGAGAGGGGACTTTGGAGAGGTCTTGTACTTGCTGATCGCAGTGCGAGGTGGTGCGTGTTCGCTGAGTGGGAGTGTGTGTAA
- a CDS encoding tRNA N6-adenosine threonylcarbamoyltransferase — protein MPIAIGLEGSANKLGVGVILHPTPTPPSPHDSAHSDDEHNPSSSQKRPHHQPVQILSNLRHTFNAPPGSGFLPKDTAAHHRRWVVRLTKQAMKQANVKIEDIDCICFTQGPGMGAPLSAVAIAARMLSQLWGKPLIGVNHCVGHIEMGRAVTGADNPVVLYVSGGNTQVIAYSAQRYRIFGEALDIAVGNCLDRFARVLAIPNDPAPGYNIEQLAKNGKVLVEIPYAVKGMDVSFSGILARIEELAHKLGEDWKDPESGEVITREDLCFSLQETVFAMLVEITERAMAHVGGSQVMIVGGVGCNIRLQDMMGMMAAERGGSVYATDERFCIDNGIMIAHAGLLAHEVGFKTKMEESQCTQRFRTDEVLINWRD, from the coding sequence ATGCCCATCGCAATCGGCCTCGAAGGCTCGGCTAACAAACTGGGCGTCGGCGTGATCCTCCACCCAACACCCACCCCTCCCTCACCCCACGATAGCGCCCACAGCGACGATGAGCACAACCCTTCATCTTCCCAAAAGAGACCCCACCACCAACCAGTCCAAATCCTCAGCAACCTCCGCCACACCTTCAACGCCCCTCCCGGCTCCGGTTTCCTCCCCAAAGACACAGCAGCCCACCACCGACGATGGGTTGTCCGCCTCACAAAACAAGCCATGAAGCAGGCAAATGTGAAGATCGAGGACATCGACTGTATATGCTTCACGCAGGGACCCGGCATGGGAGCGCCACTCTCAGCTGTAGCGATCGCTGCGAGGATGTTGTCACAGCTGTGGGGTAAGCCGTTAATAGGTGTGAACCATTGCGTTGGCCACATTGAGATGGGGAGGGCGGTTACTGGTGCAGACAATCCCGTTGTGCTATATGTTTCAGGTGGCAATACACAGGTCATTGCATACTCTGCACAACGCTATCGGATCTTTGGCGAGGCGTTGGATATTGCGGTAGGGAATTGTTTGGATCGCTTTGCGAGAGTGCTGGCGATACCGAATGATCCGGCCCCGGGGTACAATATTGAGCAGTTGGCGAAGAATGGGAAAGTGTTGGTCGAAATACCGTATGCTGTGAAGGGGATGGATGTTTCATTCTCTGGTATCCTAGCGCGGATAGAGGAGTTGGCGCATAAACTTGGTGAGGACTGGAAGGATCCGGAGTCTGGCGAGGTCATCACAAGAGAGGACCTATGCTTCTCGCTACAAGAAACGGTCTTTGCTATGTTGGTGGAAATCACGGAGAGGGCGATGGCGCATGTTGGGGGTTCGCAGGTCATGATTGTGGGTGGTGTTGGCTGCAATATCAGGTTACAGGACATGATGGGTATGATGGCCGCGGAACGAGGAGGCAGCGTCTATGCTACAGACGAACGATTCTGTATCGATAACGGCATCATGATTGCACATGCTGGACTTTTGGCACATGAGGTGGGCTTCAAGACGAAGATGGAGGAGAGCCAATGCACGCAGCGATTCCGGACAGATGAGGTTCTGATTAATTGGCGGGACTGA